The proteins below are encoded in one region of Brassica napus cultivar Da-Ae chromosome A6, Da-Ae, whole genome shotgun sequence:
- the LOC106427543 gene encoding berberine bridge enzyme-like 24 — MLLIAEMRLSKSPPSISYISFLALYIFSYTITPVSSNYLQEDFIKCLHRNTHVNFPLEKTFFTPEKNASTFINVLEATAQNYRFLTKATPKPTFIFKPVHESHVQASVICSKKLGIHLRVRSGGHDFEAVSYVSQIETPFVLLDLSKLRQINVDIEENSAWVQAGATLGEVYYRIAEKSKIHGFPAGLCSTVGVGGYITGGGYGALMRKYGLAADNVLDAKIVDANGKLLDRSSMGEDMFWAIRGGGGGSFGIILAWKLKLVPVPETLTIFSVTKTLEQDPDLKTLSKWQHIADKLVEELFIRVVIRASGNNTAAASYRGQFLGDQGTLIGIMKKAFPELGLTEKDCTEMRWIETVIFNGEFPSGTPIDALIQVKSPLVNPSFKSKGDIVKKPIPALALKGIFKRMVQQEPGTFVAFTPYGGMMAKISESEIPFPHRSGTLFKILYNSNTGTRLSRQLNWIRELYSFMTPYVSSNPRQSYVNYRDLDLGQNTKNTTSNFKNAQIWGATYFKGNFERLVRIKSKVDPGNIFRHEQSIPTLPVHS; from the exons ATGCTTTTGATTGCAGAGATGAGACTTTCAAAATCACCCCCTTCGATTTCCTATATATCGTTTTTAGCCCTGTATATTTTTTCCTACACAATAACACCAGTTTCTTCAAACTACCTACAAGAAGACTTCATCAAGTGTCTCCATAGAAACACACATGTTAATTTTCCACTCGAGAAAACGTTCTTCACTCCTGAAAAAAACGCCTCAACCtttatcaatgttcttgaaGCGACGGCTCAGAATTACCGATTCTTGACCAAGGCAACACCCAAACCAACTTTCATATTTAAACCGGTTCATGAATCTCATGTCCAAGCTTCAGTCATATGTTCAAAGAAACTTGGAATTCATCTCCGTGTTAGAAGCGGCGGTCACGATTTTGAAGCCGTGTCTTATGTTTCACAGATAGAAACACCATTTGTATTGCTTGATTTGTCGAAGTTGAGACAGATCAATGTTGATATTGAAGAAAATAGTGCTTGGGTTCAAGCTGGTGCTACACTTGGTGAGGTTTACTACAG AATTGCAGAGAAGAGCAAGATCCATGGATTCCCAGCAGGTTTGTGCTCAACCGTAGGCGTAGGTGGATACATAACAGGAGGTGGATATGGTGCCTTGATGAGGAAGTATGGTCTTGCTGCTGATAATGTTCTAGACGCAAAGATCGTTGATGCAAATGGTAAATTACTCGACAGAAGCTCGATGGGTGAGGATATGTTTTGGGCGATTAGAGGAGGCGGTGGAGGGAGTTTTGGGATAATTCTAGCATGGAAgctcaagcttgttcctgttcCTGAAACCCTAACCATCTTCAGCGTTACCAAAACATTAGAACAAGACCCTGACCTCAAGACTCTTTCTAAGTGGCAACATATTGCAGACAAGCTTGTTGAAGAGCTCTTCATACGAGTGGTAATCAGAGCCAGTGGAAACAATACAGCGGCAGCATCGTACAGAGGTCAGTTTCTTGGTGACCAAGGCACTTTGATTGGGATCATGAAGAAGGCATTTCCGGAGCTAGGGCTAACTGAGAAGGATTGTACCGAAATGAGATGGATTGAAACCGTTATTTTCAATGGTGAATTTCCAAGTGGTACTCCTATTGACGCATTGATTCAAGTGAAGTCACCTTTAGTGAATCCGTCCTTCAAATCAAAGGGAGATATCGTGAAGAAACCTATCCCTGCTTTAGCTCTGAAAGGAATTTTCAAGAGAATGGTTCAACAAGAGCCTGGTACATTTGTTGCTTTTACTCCTTACGGTGGAATGATGGCTAAAATCTCTGAATCTGAGATCCCTTTCCCGCATAGAAGCGGAACCCTCTTCAAGATTCTCTATAATTCAAACACTGGGACGAGACTGAGCAGACAACTTAACTGGATCAGAGAGCTGTACAGTTTCATGACGCCTTATGTCTCAAGCAATCCAAGACAATCTTACGTGAACTACAGAGACCTAGACCTGGGACAGAACACGAAAAACACGACATCTAACTTCAAAAATGCTCAGATATGGGGAGCTACGTACTTCAAAGGAAATTTCGAAAGATTGGTGAGGATTAAATCAAAGGTTGATCCAGGTAACATCTTCAGACACGAGCAGAGCATCCCAACGCTGCCCGTTCATAGCTAA
- the BNAC07G17910D gene encoding uncharacterized protein BNAC07G17910D: protein MRQGSSCSEEVCFDLLNQLEHLLESDPLIDEVGFIHPSQFTLLDKESGSVADGSSTSFWNQDHKLGISTDILIQLCKDAKHAFLSAFKEYKCLENASTCESPTKNISSSGISSCSLESRVMKHSQALLLLSSDFGTAWNARKLILSKQDQPLEAFTEELRFSRLLLSNSPKSEPTWSHRRWIIKMLSRSFSASQEIITKESELVESIGERSKMNYRAWYHRCWLVSYMTTEQVLQELKKSKRWAGLHVADSSCFHYRRRLMLRVLETHNVEGSNAYDKTEAHKIWKEELDWNKELVARYLGREALWLHRRFLSLTWIMHFGRNQSSETGQRMVMNEEIVTFIDKEIHLLESSMTVPDTKFEDFQAQALHAAVYMLWLTKNVPEMWRMLEEKLGTEKIKCILNTVAQERPSSLLHQLDIFAADLEY, encoded by the exons ATGAGACAAGGGTCTTCATGCTCTGAAGAAGTCTGCTTCGACTTGTTGAATCAGTTGGAGCATCTTCTTGAATCTGACCCTCTCAT TGATGAAGTTGGGTTTATTCACCCCTCACAGTTCACACTGCTGGATAAAGAATCAGGATCCGTTGCTGACGGAAGCTCAACAAGTTTCTGGAATCAAGATCATAAACTGGGAATATCAACTGATATACTTATCCAATTATGTAAAGATGCAAAACATGCCTTCCTGTCTGCATTTAAGGAGTACAAATGCCTTGAAAACGCATCTACTTGTGAGTCCCCAACCAAAAACATCTCCTCATCTGGGATCTCTTCTTGTTCCCTTGAGAGCAGAGTCATGAAACATAGCCAAGCTCTGTTGCTGTTAAGCTCAGACTTTGGAACTGCATGGAACGCCAG GAAGTTGATCTTGTCCAAACAAGATCAACCCTTGGAGGCATTCACGGAAGAACTTCGTTTTTCTAGGCTCCTTCTTTCTAACTCTCCAAAGAGTGAGCCAACATGGAGTCACAG aaGATGGATAATTAAGATGCTTTCCCGGAGTTTTTCAGCATCACAAGAGATTATCACCAAAGAGTCTGAGCTAGTGGAATCAATAGGCGAG AGATCAAAGATGAACTACCGTGCATGGTATCACCGCTGCTGGTTGGTTTCCTACATGACAACAGAGCAG GTGCTACAAGagttgaaaaaatctaaaaggtGGGCAGGGCTGCATGTAGCCGATAGTTCTTGCTTTCATTACCGCAGA CGGCTGATGCTCAGGGTTTTGGAGACACATAATGTGGAAGGAAGCAACGCTTATGATAAAACTGAGGCACATAAGATCTGGAAG GAAGAGCTTGATTGGAACAAAGAGTTGGTGGCACGTTACTTGGGCCGAGAG GCACTATGGCTTCACCGGCGATTCCTCTCTCTTACTTGGATAATGCATTTCGGACGCAACCAGTCATCTGAAACCGGACAGCGCATGGTCATGAATGAAGAAATTGTCACCTTCATTGATAAAGAGATCCATCTTCTAGAATCTTCTATGACCGTTCCAGATACCAAGTTTGAAGATTTTCAAGCTCAAGCATTGCATGCTGCTGTCTACATGCTATGGCTGACAAAA AATGTTCCAGAGATGTGGAGAATGCTTGAGGAGAAGCTTGGAACAGAGAAAATCAAGTGTATACTGAACACAGTTGCTCAAGAGAGACCCTCCTCGCTTTTGCACCAACTAGATATTTTTGCAGCTGATCTTGAGTATTGA
- the LOC125609874 gene encoding probable anion transporter 5 translates to MKLSNIPQRYVIVFLTFLSTSVCYIERVGFSIAYTVAADAAGINQSSKGTILSTFFIGYACSQVPGGWAAQKIGGRKVLLMSFILWSSTCFLVPLDPNRVGLLVFARLLVGVAQGFIFPSIHTVLAQWVPPHERSRLVSITTSGMYLGAALGMWLLPALVEFRGPESVFIAEALAGVVWSLLWIRYATDPPRSEHPKAAAAGFGGALLPTNVNHNHRVTHIPWKKIMLSLPVWAIVVNNFTFHYALYVLMNWLPTYFELGLKVSLQGMDSSKMVPYLNMFVFSIVGGFIADYLITKRILSVTRTRKFLNTVGFLVASAALMALPQFRTSNGVILCSSVALGFLALGRAGFAVNHMDIAPRYAGIVMGVSNTAGTLAGIIGVDLTGKLLEASKLIYSDLSHPESWRVVFFIPGLLCIFSTVVFLLFSTGERIFD, encoded by the coding sequence ATGAAGCTATCCAACATCCCACAACGCTATGTCATAGTCTTCTTGACTTTCCTCAGCACCTCCGTCTGTTACATTGAGCGTGTTGGCTTCTCTATTGCATACACCGTCGCTGCTGATGCTGCCGGAATCAACCAGTCAAGCAAAGGAACCATACTCTCCACTTTCTTTATTGGCTACGCTTGCTCTCAAGTCCCTGGAGGTTGGGCTGCTCAGAAGATTGGTGGAAGGAAAGTCCTCCTTATGTCGTTTATTCTATGGTCGTCTACTTGTTTCTTGGTTCCTCTTGATCCGAACCGAGTCGGGCTCTTGGTTTTCGCCCGTTTGCTTGTGGGTGTTGCTCAAGGTTTCATCTTTCCTTCTATCCACACTGTTTTGGCTCAGTGGGTGCCTCCTCATGAGAGGTCTAGGCTGGTTTCGATAACGACTTCGGGGATGTATTTAGGTGCAGCTTTGGGAATGTGGTTGCTCCCTGCTTTGGTTGAGTTTAGAGGTCCTGAATCAGTTTTCATAGCAGAGGCGTTAGCTGGTGTTGTGTGGTCATTGCTTTGGATTAGGTACGCTACTGACCCGCCTCGGTCTGAGCATCCGAAAGCCGCTGCTGCTGGATTTGGAGGTGCTCTCTTGCCAACTAATGTCAACCACAACCATAGAGTTACTCACATCCCGTGGAAGAAGATAATGCTCAGCTTACCCGTTTGGGCCATTGTGGTTAACAATTTCACATTCCATTACGCTTTATATGTGCTGATGAACTGGCTTCCGACCTACTTCGAGCTGGGGCTCAAGGTCAGTCTTCAGGGAATGGATTCGTCGAAGATGGTGCCGTACCTCAACATGTTTGTATTCTCCATTGTTGGTGGGTTCATTGCAGACTATCTGATCACCAAGAGAATACTCTCTGTTACCAGAACACGCAAGTTCTTGAACACGGTTGGGTTCTTAGTCGCTTCAGCGGCGTTGATGGCTTTGCCTCAGTTTAGAACCTCCAACGGTGTGATCTTGTGTTCCTCTGTGGCTCTTGGGTTTCTGGCATTAGGGAGAGCCGGTTTTGCGGTGAACCATATGGATATTGCTCCCAGATATGCAGGAATTGTGATGGGAGTTTCGAATACTGCTGGGACATTAGCTGGAATCATTGGTGTTGATTTGACTGGGAAGCTTCTTGAAGCTTCTAAGTTGATCTACTCCGATTTGTCACATCCAGAGAGCTGGAGAGTTGTGTTCTTCATACCTGGTTTGCTCTGTATCTTTAGCACGGTTGTGTTTTTGTTGTTCTCTACAGGAGAAAGAATCTTTGATTGA
- the LOC125609872 gene encoding berberine bridge enzyme-like 23 — MFFLCNSKLKKTKALKMRTVEAFALSLLLLFLVKWANSDSKVSPIRDQFLSCMSTHSVSSFMNSKSLIHEPDSRLYTDLSQTVSQNYRFSSLNFSSEKPILIATPRTESEIQRSLLCSRKLGVQVRTKSGGHDYEGLSYLSSQSPFIVLDLINLRSIDINLREETAWVGAGASIGELYYKIAKASKIHGFPAGTCPSVGVGGHFSGGGFGAMMRKHGLAADNVVDARFVDANGRIYNGRREMGEDLFWAIRGGGAASFGVVTSWKVKLVRVPEKVTCFTRYLPFTQNMTKIVHRWQSIAATLEDNLFIRVIIYNSGGSVQATFQANYLGGIDKLIPLMNEKFPELGLRFQDCSEMSWIDSIMYFNWKRGQPLETLLDREQRYNDLYFKAKSDFVKNPIPETGLEGIWKRFHEVESPMMIMEPLGGRMYEIGETETPFPHRRGNLYNIQYMVKWRVKDIEEMEKYVRWMRLLYGYMRVYVSGSPRGAYLNYRDLDLGMNKAINCSFEDASLWGMRYFGSNFKRLAMVKGKIDPTNFFRNEQSVPPLIV; from the coding sequence ATGTTCTTTCTCTGTAACTCCAAActcaagaaaacaaaagcaCTAAAGATGAGAACAGTTGAAGCCTTTGCTCTGTCTCTCCTTCTTCTGTTCTTAGTCAAATGGGCCAATTCTGATTCTAAAGTTTCTCCTATTAGAGATCAGTTTCTTAGTTGCATGTCGACACATTCTGTTTCAAGCTTTATGAATTCTAAAAGCCTGATCCACGAGCCAGATTCAAGACTCTACACTGATCTCTCGCAAACTGTATCCCAAAACTACAGATTCTCAAGCTTGAATTTCTCAAGCGAGAAGCCGATTCTGATAGCCACACCAAGAACAGAATCTGAAATCCAGAGATCATTGCTGTGCAGCAGAAAACTTGGCGTGCAAGTAAGGACTAAAAGTGGTGGTCATGACTATGAAGGCCTTTCTTACCTCTCATCGCAATCACCTTTCATCGTTCTTGATCTCATAAATCTCCGATCCATCGATATCAACCTCAGGGAAGAAACAGCTTGGGTTGGAGCCGGTGCAAGCATCGGTGAGCTTTACTACAAAATTGCTAAAGCAAGCAAGATCCATGGCTTCCCTGCGGGAACATGCCCTAGTGTTGGAGTTGGAGGTCATTTTAGTGGAGGAGGGTTTGGTGCAATGATGAGGAAACATGGTTTAGCCGCAGATAACGTTGTGGACGCGCGTTTCGTAGACGCAAACGGAAGAATCTACAACGGCAGGAGAGAAATGGGAGAAGATTTATTCTGGGCGATTAGAGGAGGTGGAGCTGCTAGCTTTGGAGTTGTAACTTCTTGGAAAGTGAAGCTGGTTAGGGTTCCAGAGAAGGTTACTTGCTTCACAAGGTACCTACCGTTTACACAAAACATGACAAAAATCGTTCATAGATGGCAGTCTATTGCTGCAACGCTTGAAGATAATCTCTTCATTAGAGTCATAATCTACAATTCCGGAGGATCAGTTCAAGCTACCTTCCAAGCAAATTATCTTGGAGGAATCGATAAACTGATTCCTCTGATGAATGAGAAGTTTCCGGAACTAGGGTTAAGGTTTCAAGACTGTTCAGAAATGAGCTGGATCGACTCGATAATGTACTTCAACTGGAAGAGAGGACAGCCGCTAGAGACTCTTCTTGATAGAGAGCAAAGATAcaatgatttgtatttcaaagcAAAATCTGATTTTGTCAAGAACCCTATTCCTGAAACCGGTTTAGAAGGTATATGGAAGAGATTTCACGAGGTAGAATCTCCGATGATGATCATGGAGCCATTAGGTGGTAGAATGTATGAGATTGGCGAAACGGAGACTCCATTTCCACATAGGAGAGGGAATCTGTATAATATACAGTATATGGTGAAATGGAGAGTGAAGGATattgaagagatggagaagTATGTGAGATGGATGAGATTGCTTTATGGATATATGAGAGTTTATGTCTCTGGATCACCAAGAGGAGCTTATCTGAATTACAGAGATCTTGATTTAGGTATGAATAAAGCGATTAACTGCAGCTTTGAGGATGCAAGCTTATGGGGAATGAGGTATTTTGGAAGTAATTTCAAGAGATTGGCTATGGTTAAAGGAAAGATTGATCCAACCAATTTCTTCAGAAATGAGCAGAGTGTTCCTCCTTTGATTGTTTAA
- the LOC125610047 gene encoding uncharacterized protein LOC125610047: MVSRFKTVFMIQANGTFGSSFSSKVIWECIRVLSPVQSWHKAIWFKEYIPRNSFISWLALSRRLSTRDRLRSWGLNVPEQCVLCSAAVETHHHLFFECQFSASIWTFFAETVWPNPPQDIHSAAAWICMARNSSSPQARCIIKLMFQSAVYLIWKERNKRIFTSVSSTANSIRCAVDRQIRDRLLSIPASPRIQLSMLQFFFACTRPP, translated from the exons atggTGTCGCGATTTAAAACTGTGTTTAT gatTCAAGCAAATGGGACCTTTGGTTCCTCCTTCTCTTCCAAGGTCATTTGGGAGTGTATTAGAGTCCTCTCTCCGGTGCAATCTTGGCACAAAGCCATTTGGTTTAAGGAGTATATTCCTCGAAATTCTTTCATCTCCTGGCTGGCGCTTAGCCGTAGGCTCTCAACACGAGATAGGCTAAGAAGTTGGGGTCTTAACGTCCCGGAGCAATGTGTCCTCTGCTCTGCTGCCGTAGAAACccaccatcatctcttctttgagtgccAATTTTCAGCAAGCATTTGGACTTTCTTTGCAGAAACAGTCTGGCCTAACCCACCTCAGGACATTCATTCTGCTGCGGCTTGGATTTGTATGGCCAGGAATTCTTCTTCACCTCAGGCTAGGTGTATCATAAAGCTCATGTTCCAGTCAGCCGTCTACTTGATATGGAAGGAAAGGAACAAGAGGATCTTCACTTCAGTCTCCTCAACTGCTAACTCAATTCGTTGTGCTGTTGACAGGCAGATCAGGGACCGCCTCCTATCTATCCCAGCCTCTCCCCGCATTCAGCTTTCCATGTTGCAGTTCTTCTTTGCCTGCACTAGGCCGCCTTGA
- the LOC106427536 gene encoding LOW QUALITY PROTEIN: uncharacterized protein LOC106427536 (The sequence of the model RefSeq protein was modified relative to this genomic sequence to represent the inferred CDS: inserted 1 base in 1 codon), which produces MSLLCKKPKSGRLSRFMSEFHQSPKRGGIMVVETGFPTSLVDLFFKNRDRLKKYSSKTKRIQRLIETAPNASLPVNPDASLEXASRSKIEKVSFVGSQKHTSDNNVCVCGDGTGAFVLMAFKLFIVAVLALSTPKSLTMGVTLCAFALLFTENVATRILTRFKLCNTDVRKEKPLASTHGDRLISCSEETETIGVTKNSNSDEKTRSKSSRLKSKILKKLRSYKKKKDKTIVIEEEILTDVSSVEDSERDEEKSNQPLIESKGDNMDGTVVIVIVLTGLLSGKIAAIGLTLSCLYLGFGATKRSGFCK; this is translated from the exons ATGTCTCTACTATGTAAGAAACCTAAATCTGGTCGACTATCGAGATTCATGTCAGAGTTTCACCAATCTCCAAAACGTGGCGGGATCATGGTCGTTGAAACTGGCTTCCCAACTTCACTGGTCGATCTCTTCTTCAAGAATCGCGATCGTCTAAAAAAGTATTCCTCTAAAACTAAACGCATCCAACGCTTGATCGAGACCGCTCCAAACGCTTCTTTGCCAGTTAATCCAGACGCGAGTCTAG ACGCGTCGAGGAGTAAGATCGAGAAAGTAAGTTTCGTCGGCAGTCAAAAGCACACAAGTGATAATAACGTTTGCGTTTGCGGCGATGGAACCGGCGCCTTTGTTTTGATGGCGTTTAAGCTTTTTATAGTGGCGGTGCTTGCCTTGAGCACGCCGAAGAGCCTCACTATGGGAGTCACTCTCTGCGCCTTCGCGCTTCTCTTTACAGAGAACGTGGCGACGCGTATTCTCACGCGTTTCAAGCTCTGCAACACCGACGTTAGAAAAGAAAAGCCACTCGCTTCAACACACGGCGATAGGTTGATTTCTTGTTCCGAGGAAACAGAGACAATAGGTGTAACAAAGAACTCGAATTCGGATGAGAAAACGAGAAGCAAAAGTTCGAGACTGAAATCGAAGATTCTGAAAAAGCTGAGGAgttacaagaagaagaaggataaaACGATTGTGATCGAAGAAGAGATTTTGACTGATGTGTCAAGCGTCGAGGACTCTGAGAGAGACGAGGAGAAGTCGAATCAACCATTGATAGAATCAAAAGGAGATAACATGGATGGGACTGTTGTGATCGTGATTGTGCTTACAGGTCTGTTAAGTGGAAAGATCGCAGCTATTGGTTTGACACTATCCTGTCTGTATCTCGGATTCGGAGCAACCAAAAGATCTGGTTTTTGCAAATAa
- the LOC125609877 gene encoding tubulin beta-4 chain, which produces MREILHIQGGQCGNQIGAKFWEVICDEHGIDHTGQYVGDSPLQLERIDVYFNEASGGKYVPRAVLMDLEPGTMDSLRSGPYGQIFRPDNFVFGQSGAGNNWAKGHYTEGAELIDSVLDVVRKEAENSDCLQGFQVCHSLGGGTGSGMGTLLISKIREEYPDRMMMTFSVFPSPKVSDTVVEPYNATLSVHQLVENADECMVLDNEALYDICFRTLKLSNPSFGDLNHLISATMSGVTCCLRFPGQLNSDLRKLAVNLIPFPRLHFFMVGFAPLTSRGSQQYSALSVPELTQQMWDAKNMMCAADPRHGRYLTASAVFRGKLSTKEVDEQMMNIQNKNSSYFVEWIPNNVKSSVCDIAPKGLKMASTFIGNSTSIQEMFRRVSEQFTAMFRRKAFLHWYTGEGMDEMEFTEAESNMNDLVAEYQQYQDATAGEEEYEDEEEEYDEA; this is translated from the exons ATGAGAGAGATCCTCCACATCCAAGGCGGCCAATGTGGAAACCAGATCGGAGCGAAGTTCTGGGAAGTGATCTGCGACGAGCACGGCATTGACCACACCGGCCAGTACGTCGGCGACTCTCCTCTCCAGCTGGAACGCATCGATGTGTATTTCAACGAAGCGAGCGGCGGGAAGTACGTCCCACGCGCCGTTCTCATGGATCTGGAGCCTGGGACGATGGATTCGCTCAGATCTGGACCCTACGGTCAGATCTTCCGTCCCGATAACTTCGTCTTTGGCCAGTCCGGCGCCGGGAATAACTGGGCGAAAGGTCACTACACGGAGGGAGCGGAGTTGATTGATTCCGTTCTCGATGTTGTGAGGAAGGAAGCTGAGAACAGCGATTGCCTACAAG GTTTCCAAGTGTGTCATTCGTTGGGAGGAGGGACTGGATCTGGGATGGGAACGCTTTTGATCTCTAAGATTAGGGAGGAGTATCCAGATCGTATGATGATGACCTTCTCTGTGTTTCCTTCTCCTAAGGTCTCTGACACCGTTGTTGAGCCATACAATGCAACGCTCTCTGTGCATCAGCTAGTTGAAAACGCTGACGAGTGTATGGTTCTTGACAATGAGGCTCTCTACGACATCTGCTTCCGTACCCTCAAGCTCTCTAACCCCTCTT TTGGTGATCTGAACCATCTCATCTCGGCTACAATGAGTGGTGTTACATGCTGTCTTCGTTTCCCTGGTCAACTCAACTCCGACCTTAGGAAGCTCGCTGTGAACCTGATCCCTTTCCCCAGGCTCCACTTCTTCATGGTGGGTTTCGCTCCGTTGACATCGAGAGGTTCGCAGCAATACAGTGCCTTGAGTGTCCCTGAGCTGACCCAGCAGATGTGGGATGCGAAGAACATGATGTGCGCTGCTGACCCTCGCCACGGACGTTACCTAACTGCTTCCGCTGTGTTCCGTGGAAAGCTGAGCACTAAGGAGGTCGATGAGCAGATGATGAACATCCAGAACAAGAACTCATCCTACTTTGTGGAATGGATCCCGAACAATGTCAAGTCCAGTGTCTGTGACATTGCACCAAAGGGTTTGAAGATGGCATCGACTTTCATTGGGAACTCGACTTCGATCCAGGAGATGTTCAGGCGTGTGAGTGAGCAGTTCACAGCTATGTTCAGGAGAAAGGCTTTCCTTCATTGGTACACTGGAGAAGGCATGGACGAGATGGAGTTCACGGAGGCAGAGAGTAACATGAATGATCTCGTTGCAGAGTATCAGCAGTACCAGGATGCTACAGCCGGGGAAGAGGAGTAcgaggatgaagaagaggagtACGATGAGGCTTGA
- the LOC106427539 gene encoding protein POLLENLESS 3-LIKE 1 — protein MWRREDRRAPGGGYWTPPATWNMKKRVYTEMPMSERKRTCSNEKQEPFHMVHKVPSGDSPYGRAKHAQLISKDPERAISLFWAAINAGDRVDSALKDMAVVMKQLDRSDEGIEAIRSFRYLCPFESQGSIDNLLLELYKKSGRIQEEAELLEHKLKTLEHDTRHRGILTIAKRSHGKQISLTIEQEKARILGNLAWVHLQLHNYGTAEQHYRNALTLEPDNNKLCNLAICLMRMDRIQEAKSLLEDVRLTLGNTQWTDEPFYKSFERATEMLAERERVSVAVADHPGEIMISSSSDNFSSNCSFGSSVKETEALAEQGIMYSFDSVESPVLITQPRECNWVDEEVDHRVGQVTIGAARRLRFGNTYEKKKNSKSVESAESNTWTSKVRKMCADSEKGYQRNASESSH, from the exons ATGTGGCGTCGCGAGGATCGTCGTGCTCCAGGTGGAGGTTACTGGACACCACCAGCGACGTGGAACATGAAGAAAAGAGTTTACACGGAGATGCCGATGTCGGAGAGGAAAAGAACATGTTCGAACGAGAAGCAAGAGCCGTTTCATATGGTCCACAAAGTTCCTTCTGGTGATTCCCCTTATGGTAGAGCCAAACATGCCCAG TTGATTAGTAAAGACCCGGAACGAGCTATCTCCTTGTTTTGGGCTGCGATAAACGCTGGTGATCGAGTTGATAGCGCATTGAAGGACATGGCTGTTGTTATGAAACAGCTAGATCGGTCTGATGAAGGAATCGAAGCTATAAGATCTTTTCGTTATCTCTGCCCTTTTGAATCCCAAGGTTCCATTGATAACTTGCTACTTGAACTCTACAAG AAGTCAGGGAGGATCCAAGAGGAAGCTGAGCTGCTCGAACACAAACTCAAAACACTTGAACACGACACGCGTCACCGTGGTATACTCACAATCGCGAAAAGAAGCCATGGGAAACAGATCAGCTTGACCATCGAGCAAGAGAAAGCACG GATTCTAGGGAACTTAGCTTGGGTTCACTTACAGCTTCATAACTATGGAACCGCAGAGCAACATTACAG GAATGCTCTGACGTTGGAGCCTGATAATAACAAGCTGTGTAACCTTGCGATCTGCTTGATGCGTATGGATAGAATCCAGGAAGCTAAATCTCTACTTGAGGATGTAAGGCTGACTCTAGGGAACACTCAATGGACCGATGAACCGTTTTACAAGTCCTTTGAACGGGCTACAGAGATGTTAGCAGAAAGAGAACGGGTCAGTGTAGCGGTAGCGGATCATCCAGGAGAGATTATGATAAGTAGCTCTTCAGATAACTTCTCTTCCAACTGTTCTTTTGGGAGTTCGGTAAAGGAAACGGAAGCTCTAGCTGAACAAGGGATCATGTACTCCTTTGATTCGGTTGAGTCGCCAGTTCTGATTACACAACCTCGTGAGTGTAACTGGGTGGATGAGGAAGTAGATCATCGAGTAGGGCAAGTGACGATTGGTGCTGCTAGAAGGCTAAGGTTTGGGAACACttacgagaagaagaagaactcgaAGAGTGTGGAATCAGCAGAGTCAAATACTTGGACAAGCAAAGTAAGAAAGATGTGTGCAGATTCAGAGAAAGGATATCAAAGGAACGCTTCAGAATCATCTCATTAG